From Alosa sapidissima isolate fAloSap1 chromosome 2, fAloSap1.pri, whole genome shotgun sequence, one genomic window encodes:
- the LOC121687992 gene encoding nestin-like: MDRCTVDDDDNSEFYDADEEPQGDRSSPPPGPVGASCEELTQPAGGEAEESSGPLCDADGSSEQQESAVCEELPKSLYDSQAQEETDRSLCDERECESPGSESAVSTEFLGAETQMLGQLQSGVPVSSGNEESEESEGEPLGLITAESTQPTRAESEKLPETQSDDDESRCPKTEDSAESSRMGKDTCTQSLVAESEELAQPESTDRKARSSLNEESKESSQSTCTESGESLKYACNVEESEPNMKPENMSVQSVCTESGETIQPLCDHKPSELPLCQADEELVPSSCPESGQSTLSGSISDGEGLEPSRTQEGQSVCEASARSDSSASVPEAASCLSRSQPETDSGMAASSMDACDASPTSQQEPEETVAPDSGVCPAELPGERDNVTTTEGQLSATTEGELSRSPEEIDSTSTEPQRLMSKETQTEMLQEAAAMAQTQPEQEKTEQEELTAVEAAQGEQAEVMTGGNEAADAVPTLGATGGGDRPSEGLECPGDLSSGDDFTGDSQDEVPGESANADAPRSHASDSGSGSGSPPSGDRASTGRRKKPQRQHSFTKSKYNTVSYRKIRKGNTRQRIDEFEAMMNI; this comes from the exons ATGGACCGCTGCACCGTGGACGACGATGACAACTCAGAGTTTTACGATGCGGACGAGGAGCCGCAGGGAGACAGAAGTAGTCCTCCTCCTGGCCCAGTCGGGGCTTCCTGTGAAGAACTGACTCAGCCGGCAGGTGGCGAGGCCGAGGAGTCATCTGGTCCTCTCTGTGATGCTGATGGGTCATCAGAGCAACAGGAGTCTGCAGTATGCGAAGAGTTACCCAAGAGCCTTTATGACAGTCAGGCACAGGAAGAAACAGACAGAAGTCTGTGTgatgaaagagagtgtgagtcaCCAGGTTCTGAAAGTGCCGTGTCAACTGAGTTTCTTGGTGCTGAAACTCAGATGCTGGGTCAGCTACAGAGTGGTGTGCCTGTAAGCTCAGGAAATGAGGAATCGGAAGAATCAGAAGGTGAACCCCTCGGCTTGATAACTGCCGAGTCAACTCAGCCTACGCGTGCAGAGAGTGAGAAACTACCCGAGACTCAGAGCGATGACGATGAATCTAGATGTCCAAAAACAGAAGACTCAGCTGAATCTTCCCGTATGGGGAAAGATACGTGTACTCAGTCTTTAGTGGCTGAGAGTGAAGAGTTGGCCCAGCCTGAGAGTACAGACAGAAAAGCTCGTTCATCGTTGAATGAAGAGAGTAAAGAGTCCAGTCAGTCTACATGCACTGAAAGTGGCGAATCACTTAAATATGCCTGTAATGTTGAAGAATCAGAACCAAATATGAAACCAGAGAATATGTCAGTCCAGTCTGTGTGTACTGAGAGTGGAGAAACAATCCAACCTTTGTGTGACCACAAACCATCAGAACTACCTTTGTGTCAGGCAGATGAGGAACTTGTCCCATCTTCGTGCCCGGAGAGTGGACAATCAACTCTCTCAGGATCAATTAGTGACGGCGAAGGACTGGAACCGTCTCGGACCCAAGAAGGCCAGTCTGTGTGCGAGGCGTCGGCTCGGTCAGACAGCTCCGCCAGCGTCCCAGAGGCAGCCAGCTGCCTGAGCCGCTCCCAGCCTGAGACTGACAGCGGCATGGCTGCCTCCAGCATGGACGCCTGCGACGCAAGCCCGACCAGCCAACAGGAGCCGGAGGAGACAGTGGCGCCTGACAGTGGCGTGTGTCCCGCCGAGCTCCCAGGCGAGCGCGACAACGTGACAACAACAGAGGGCCAACTCTCTGCAACAACAGAGGGAGAACTCTCTAGAAGCCCTGAGGAGATCGACTCCACATCAACGGAACCCCAGAGACTGATGTCTaaggagacacagacagagatgcTGCAGGAGGCTGCTGCCATGGCTCAGACACAACCTGAGCAGGAGAAAACTGAACAAGAGGAACTAACAGCTGTGGAAG CTGCACAGGGAGAACAGGCAGAAGTCATGACAGGTGGCAACGAGGCAGCAGATGCTGTGCCCACACTCGGTGCCACAGGCGGGGGCGACAGGCCGTCCGAAGGTCTGGAGTGTCCTGGCGACCTGTCCTCTGGGGATGACTTCACCGGCGACAGCCAGGACGAAGTGCCGGGTGAGAGCGCCAATGCGGATGCGCCGCGGAGCCACGCGTCTGATTCCGGCTCTGGGTCCGGCTCGCCTCCCTCAGGAGACAGAGCCTCCACGGGCCGGCGCAAGAAGCCCCAGCGGCAGCACAGTTTCACCAAGTCCAAGTACAACACCGTGTCCTACCGCAAGATCCGCAAGGGCAACACCCGGCAGAGGATCGATGAGTTTGAGGCCATGATGAACATATAG